In a single window of the Natronosalvus caseinilyticus genome:
- a CDS encoding carbohydrate ABC transporter permease: MSIVDSVRETRLEDVALWDVGKRLGFYGSILAMVSISMFPVFWILLSSLKPPSELFVFPQEFLPYTIAIEDGQPTLVQQFPLTLENYRTALQERPVGRYLINSAIVASATAFIDVVLGAMAGYALSRLRFPYKLQVLLIILFAALLPFISRLIPLYKLAIDLQGTAFGPFFGLNQYLGLILPYAAFQMPFAVWIFQAYFNELPASLEEAGLMDGLSRVGVLFRIILPVSMPAMATTAIIVFIYAWNEFLFALTFMTQDSKRTITVGIALFGGQFNSPWGTITAAVFMSLVPLMVFMLVFQKKIVEGMTAGVGKA, encoded by the coding sequence ATGAGCATCGTCGATTCAGTTCGCGAGACGAGGCTCGAAGACGTCGCCCTCTGGGATGTCGGAAAGCGGCTTGGATTCTACGGCTCCATCCTGGCTATGGTGTCGATCTCGATGTTCCCGGTCTTCTGGATCCTGCTCAGTTCCCTGAAGCCGCCATCAGAGCTGTTCGTCTTTCCGCAGGAGTTCCTCCCCTACACCATCGCGATCGAGGACGGCCAACCAACCCTCGTCCAGCAGTTCCCTCTCACGCTCGAGAACTATCGAACGGCCTTGCAAGAGCGTCCCGTCGGTCGGTACCTGATCAACAGCGCCATCGTCGCGTCGGCGACGGCGTTCATCGACGTCGTCCTCGGCGCGATGGCCGGGTACGCGCTCTCGCGACTCCGGTTCCCCTACAAGCTACAGGTGCTGTTGATCATCCTGTTCGCGGCGCTGCTCCCGTTCATCTCCCGGCTCATCCCGCTGTACAAGCTGGCGATCGATCTCCAGGGAACGGCGTTCGGGCCGTTCTTCGGCCTCAACCAGTACCTGGGCCTGATCCTCCCCTACGCGGCCTTCCAGATGCCGTTCGCGGTGTGGATCTTCCAGGCGTACTTCAACGAGCTTCCCGCCTCACTCGAGGAAGCCGGCCTCATGGATGGGCTCTCGCGCGTCGGCGTGCTGTTTCGTATCATCCTCCCGGTGTCGATGCCCGCCATGGCGACGACGGCGATCATCGTGTTCATCTACGCCTGGAACGAGTTCCTGTTCGCCCTGACGTTCATGACGCAGGATTCGAAACGAACGATCACGGTGGGGATCGCACTCTTCGGCGGCCAGTTCAACTCCCCCTGGGGAACGATCACGGCGGCGGTGTTCATGTCGCTCGTGCCGCTCATGGTGTTCATGCTCGTCTTCCAGAAGAAGATCGTCGAGGGGATGACCGCCGGCGTCGGGAAGGCCTGA
- a CDS encoding carbohydrate ABC transporter permease, whose amino-acid sequence MADSTTGEQNITRFGEEGLRGRLERYRELRITEEELAIALLTPVMLFLLAVSFYPIVDTVWASLHTGYVIQLPTQSTEFVGIENYRKLFSDGSFWNALGVSLFYTFVSVPIELVFGLGLALLLKADFKGKYFAQAAILFPWALPTVINAKIWAWLLNPDYGVISDILVRVGILSAPYPFLSKPDVALYAMTSITIWKTTSFMALIMLAGLSSIPDHLYESARMDGASRWRRFRDITLPLLKPTILVALIFRTLPAFQAFGLPYGLTGGGPGEATTTLVLYTQQAAYNNPGPTNGGFALGSAAATVITMIALVIALIYVATLYEPEVR is encoded by the coding sequence ATGGCAGACTCGACCACTGGAGAACAGAATATCACCCGATTCGGTGAGGAGGGATTACGCGGGCGCCTCGAGCGCTACCGCGAGCTCAGGATCACCGAAGAGGAGCTCGCGATCGCGCTGTTGACCCCGGTGATGCTCTTCTTGCTCGCCGTCTCGTTTTACCCAATCGTGGACACGGTCTGGGCGAGCTTGCACACGGGCTACGTCATTCAACTCCCCACCCAGTCGACCGAGTTCGTCGGTATCGAAAACTATCGGAAGCTCTTCTCTGACGGGAGCTTCTGGAACGCCCTGGGTGTGAGCCTCTTTTACACCTTCGTGAGCGTCCCGATCGAGCTGGTCTTCGGCCTCGGATTGGCTCTGCTCCTCAAGGCCGACTTCAAGGGCAAGTACTTCGCGCAAGCGGCGATACTCTTCCCCTGGGCGCTTCCGACGGTCATCAACGCGAAGATCTGGGCGTGGCTGTTGAATCCCGACTACGGCGTCATCAGCGACATTCTCGTTCGGGTGGGGATACTCAGCGCGCCGTACCCGTTCCTTTCGAAGCCCGATGTCGCGCTGTACGCCATGACGAGTATCACGATCTGGAAGACGACCTCCTTCATGGCGCTCATCATGCTCGCCGGCCTCTCGAGCATCCCCGACCATCTCTACGAATCGGCGCGGATGGACGGCGCCTCGAGGTGGCGTCGATTCCGAGACATCACGCTTCCGTTGCTCAAACCCACCATCCTGGTCGCGCTGATCTTCCGGACGTTGCCCGCGTTCCAGGCGTTCGGGCTTCCGTACGGACTCACCGGCGGCGGTCCCGGAGAGGCGACGACGACGCTCGTCCTCTACACCCAGCAGGCCGCCTACAACAATCCTGGACCGACCAACGGCGGATTCGCGCTGGGCTCTGCGGCCGCGACGGTCATCACCATGATCGCGCTGGTGATCGCACTGATCTACGTCGCCACCCTCTACGAACCGGAGGTGCGGTGA
- a CDS encoding ABC transporter substrate-binding protein: MAWEDSAIRRRQIIKGAAAGGSAFVAGCLGGGGGEEDGGGSINFVHIASFEPSANDFKEAYDSQSDATLEVQATPAESSSSREYYVNQFAAQSSEFDVGMMDVVWPAEFVDAGWAAEVDDPDGLTDEMLETPVETVTIDDSLYGMPMFTDANGLYYRTDLLEEAGYDEPPSTYMELVDMAQDIMDQSDEDLNGYIWQGGANEGLTIMWLNWLWGMGGSVQGDDGNLVVNSEEGVEALQHAVDLIYEYEITPESIPSSGTDGNRQTFQQGNTIFMRNWPYAYALFQDDTPVTDNFAVTTMPKAEGNEDAPNSCIGGWSLFINSFSENQSAAQELANYVGSPEAQEQLAAERSRLPVRQELYEDGYWEDSDADKPAFLDRFSEILDQTSARPAIPNYSQWSNIVYTECNNALTEQKSPQQALDDAQDQIDSDINDA; the protein is encoded by the coding sequence ATGGCATGGGAAGACAGTGCTATCAGACGACGTCAGATTATCAAAGGGGCTGCTGCAGGCGGTAGCGCGTTCGTAGCTGGCTGTCTCGGTGGTGGTGGCGGGGAGGAAGATGGAGGCGGATCGATAAACTTCGTTCACATCGCCTCGTTCGAACCCTCCGCGAACGACTTCAAGGAGGCCTACGATAGCCAGTCCGACGCGACCCTCGAGGTTCAGGCGACGCCCGCGGAATCGAGCTCGAGTCGCGAGTACTACGTCAACCAGTTCGCCGCCCAGTCTTCGGAGTTCGACGTCGGGATGATGGACGTCGTCTGGCCGGCGGAGTTCGTCGACGCGGGCTGGGCCGCGGAAGTCGACGACCCGGACGGGCTCACCGACGAGATGCTCGAGACGCCGGTCGAGACGGTCACCATCGACGACTCGCTGTACGGCATGCCCATGTTCACGGACGCGAACGGGCTCTACTATCGAACCGACCTACTCGAGGAGGCCGGATACGACGAACCGCCGTCCACGTACATGGAACTCGTCGACATGGCTCAGGACATTATGGACCAGTCCGACGAGGACCTCAACGGCTACATCTGGCAGGGCGGTGCCAACGAGGGGTTGACGATCATGTGGCTCAACTGGCTCTGGGGCATGGGTGGCTCGGTCCAGGGTGACGACGGAAACCTCGTCGTCAACTCGGAGGAAGGCGTCGAGGCGTTGCAACACGCCGTCGACCTCATCTACGAGTACGAGATTACGCCCGAATCGATCCCCTCGAGCGGGACCGACGGTAACCGCCAGACGTTCCAGCAAGGGAACACGATCTTCATGCGCAACTGGCCGTACGCGTACGCGCTCTTCCAGGACGACACGCCGGTCACTGACAACTTCGCCGTGACGACGATGCCGAAAGCCGAGGGCAACGAGGACGCGCCCAACTCGTGTATCGGCGGGTGGAGCCTGTTCATCAACAGCTTCTCCGAGAACCAGAGCGCGGCCCAGGAGCTAGCGAACTACGTCGGCTCTCCCGAAGCCCAGGAGCAACTGGCCGCCGAGCGAAGCCGGCTCCCCGTCCGTCAGGAACTCTACGAGGACGGTTACTGGGAGGACAGCGACGCCGACAAGCCCGCATTCCTCGACCGGTTCAGCGAAATCCTCGACCAGACGAGCGCCCGCCCGGCGATTCCGAACTACTCACAGTGGTCGAACATCGTCTACACAGAGTGTAACAACGCACTCACGGAACAGAAATCCCCACAGCAGGCGCTCGACGACGCCCAGGATCAGATCGACAGCGACATCAACGACGCCTGA
- a CDS encoding YeiH family protein: protein MSPVGNRVLPGLVVLAVLGILARIIGGATVVNPLVVAIVLGVLVAVFVGVPSWAEPGVGRYKLLLETGIVLLGASLAVDQLVATGPVIVVLAVAVIAVGVGFTEVIGRLLGIGRELRPLLAAGGSVCGVSAVVAVGSSIDSDESAITYAAGTILLFDAVTLVAFPIVGSLLGVPDRLFGVWAGLSLFSTGPAAAVGFSMSETAGQWATVTKLIRNTFIGVLAVAYTVYHVADAKRTNVSQVWSRFPKFLIGFVLVAMLANLNVLDESARTSVSLVGDWLFTLAFVGLGIDLNPRQFRTTGLRPVAVVLAQFVTVTGLAYLAVVTLL, encoded by the coding sequence ATGTCGCCCGTCGGGAATCGCGTTCTTCCGGGGCTCGTCGTCCTGGCAGTGCTCGGTATCCTCGCCAGGATCATCGGCGGCGCGACGGTGGTCAACCCGCTCGTCGTGGCCATCGTCCTCGGCGTCCTCGTGGCGGTTTTCGTCGGCGTACCTTCGTGGGCCGAACCCGGCGTCGGTCGATATAAATTGCTGCTGGAGACCGGAATCGTGCTACTCGGGGCGAGTCTCGCCGTCGATCAGTTGGTCGCGACCGGGCCAGTCATCGTCGTTCTTGCCGTCGCGGTCATCGCAGTGGGCGTCGGGTTTACGGAAGTAATCGGCCGCCTGCTTGGTATTGGACGGGAGTTGCGCCCGCTGCTGGCGGCCGGCGGGAGCGTCTGTGGTGTCTCGGCGGTCGTGGCCGTCGGGAGCAGCATCGACAGCGACGAAAGCGCGATCACGTACGCTGCCGGTACGATCCTCCTCTTCGACGCGGTTACGCTCGTCGCGTTCCCAATCGTCGGCTCCCTGCTGGGCGTCCCGGATCGCCTCTTCGGCGTGTGGGCGGGGTTGAGTCTCTTCAGCACCGGGCCGGCCGCGGCCGTCGGCTTCTCGATGTCCGAGACCGCCGGCCAGTGGGCGACGGTCACGAAACTGATCCGAAATACGTTCATCGGCGTTCTGGCGGTCGCGTACACGGTATATCACGTCGCCGACGCCAAGCGAACGAACGTCTCGCAGGTGTGGTCCCGGTTTCCGAAATTCCTTATCGGGTTCGTTCTCGTCGCGATGCTAGCGAATCTGAACGTACTGGACGAGTCCGCACGTACGTCCGTTTCGCTCGTCGGCGACTGGTTGTTCACGCTCGCGTTCGTCGGCCTCGGAATCGACCTGAACCCGCGCCAGTTCCGAACGACCGGGCTCCGACCGGTCGCGGTCGTCCTCGCCCAGTTCGTGACGGTCACGGGGCTCGCGTATCTCGCCGTCGTGACGCTACTGTGA
- a CDS encoding mandelate racemase/muconate lactonizing enzyme family protein: MHEDEPDYRIPQGGGVPWRDMGMQESHRPADRDIEITDVKTMAIAGNFTWGIVKVETDSGVYGLGETFRAEAALDMTERMSIDLEGENPLDTDRIVELLEQRYTATGRIGQAAFTAIETACYDIKGKVLDVPVYELLGGKYRDEIKIYCDTHGGESLGEAVAYDPTDVYTPESYARAAREVVDEGFDALKLDLDVPTHAAYDEANRRMDNAAIEHKVRLVEAVRDEIGYDIDLGMDLHWNFTVETAIRLGKKLERFDLAFLEDPVPPEKFEAQKRVTQALDLPVLTGENLVKPHQFNKAARDGVFDIAAPDVNKCGGLGEYRKIAMICDLYGVPVASHNISSPLGTVAGAHASASIPNFLMMEYHSRDVPWWNDMVERVEGSGPILEDGYIDLPEGPGLGVRLNRDLCREYLADGSELIV, translated from the coding sequence ATGCACGAGGACGAACCAGACTACCGTATCCCACAGGGCGGCGGCGTCCCCTGGCGGGACATGGGCATGCAGGAGTCACACCGACCCGCGGATCGGGACATCGAGATCACGGACGTGAAGACGATGGCCATCGCCGGAAACTTTACCTGGGGGATCGTCAAGGTCGAGACCGATTCGGGGGTCTACGGGCTCGGCGAGACGTTCCGGGCGGAGGCCGCGCTGGACATGACCGAGCGAATGTCGATCGACCTCGAGGGCGAGAATCCCCTCGACACCGATCGAATCGTCGAACTTCTCGAGCAGCGATACACCGCGACCGGCCGCATCGGTCAGGCGGCGTTTACCGCAATCGAAACCGCCTGCTACGACATCAAGGGGAAGGTGCTTGACGTTCCGGTGTACGAACTGCTCGGTGGGAAGTACCGCGACGAGATCAAGATCTACTGCGACACCCACGGCGGCGAGTCCCTCGGCGAGGCCGTCGCCTACGATCCGACGGACGTCTACACGCCGGAATCGTACGCCCGCGCGGCCCGCGAGGTCGTCGACGAGGGCTTCGACGCGCTGAAACTCGATCTCGACGTGCCGACGCACGCTGCCTACGACGAGGCGAACCGTCGAATGGACAATGCGGCCATCGAGCACAAGGTGCGACTCGTCGAGGCGGTTCGCGACGAGATCGGCTACGACATCGACCTCGGGATGGATCTCCACTGGAACTTCACCGTCGAGACCGCCATCCGCCTGGGTAAGAAACTCGAGCGATTCGACCTGGCATTCCTCGAGGACCCGGTACCGCCGGAGAAGTTCGAGGCCCAGAAGCGGGTCACTCAGGCGCTGGATCTGCCGGTGCTCACCGGTGAGAATCTCGTGAAGCCTCACCAGTTCAACAAGGCCGCCCGGGACGGGGTCTTCGACATTGCTGCTCCGGACGTGAACAAGTGCGGCGGGCTCGGGGAGTACCGAAAGATCGCCATGATCTGTGACCTCTACGGGGTTCCCGTGGCCTCCCACAACATCTCGAGCCCGCTCGGGACCGTCGCCGGAGCGCACGCGTCGGCGTCCATTCCGAACTTTCTGATGATGGAGTACCACTCCCGCGACGTCCCCTGGTGGAACGACATGGTCGAACGCGTCGAGGGGAGCGGTCCGATTCTCGAGGACGGCTACATCGACCTCCCCGAGGGCCCCGGCCTTGGCGTTCGGTTGAACCGCGACCTCTGTCGGGAGTACCTGGCTGACGGGTCCGAACTGATCGTCTGA
- a CDS encoding fibronectin type III-like domain-contianing protein — MRRRVSFSLPTDALTLLDRDAEWVVEPGSFEVQVGQSSADIRLRETVTVTGERSPPSSPVAVMDSMGNR; from the coding sequence GTGCGTCGACGGGTCTCGTTTTCGCTCCCGACTGACGCGCTCACGCTTCTCGATCGGGACGCCGAGTGGGTCGTCGAACCGGGATCGTTCGAGGTGCAAGTCGGGCAATCGTCGGCCGATATCCGGCTCCGTGAGACCGTGACGGTGACGGGCGAGCGGTCGCCGCCGTCGTCGCCGGTCGCCGTGATGGATTCGATGGGGAATCGCTAG
- a CDS encoding glycoside hydrolase family 3 C-terminal domain-containing protein, which translates to MVASLDELLENDGVLPLSADATIAVIGPNADSPRHLLGNYTYAAAESDESALDVVTPLEAIRDRLQTRSVRYERGCAVRVEDDATDGESRDFDAATAAARNADVVVACVGGRSGIDVERDATGTAGEGLDRTSLSLPGRQQGLLEAVAETGTPLVVVLVNGRPLSLASLDSPAAVLEAWLPGQAGGLAIADVLFGVVDATGRLPVSIPRSAGQLPVHYRRTPLSAKQGYVDEPADPWFPFGHGESYAAFEYANLEVESASVPIGGAIDLSLDVTNAADRSGVEVVQLYVRDREVSVTRPVRGTPRVPAPLAPARRASTGLVFAPD; encoded by the coding sequence ATCGTCGCCTCGCTCGACGAGCTGCTCGAGAACGACGGCGTCCTGCCGCTCTCGGCGGACGCGACCATCGCAGTCATCGGACCGAACGCTGACAGTCCCCGACACCTGCTCGGCAACTACACCTACGCGGCTGCGGAATCGGACGAGAGCGCCCTCGACGTGGTCACGCCGCTCGAGGCCATTCGTGATCGCCTACAAACGCGATCTGTTCGGTACGAGCGCGGGTGTGCGGTTCGCGTCGAGGACGATGCGACCGACGGCGAGTCGCGCGACTTCGATGCCGCGACGGCCGCTGCCAGGAACGCCGACGTCGTCGTGGCCTGCGTCGGGGGCCGATCCGGGATCGACGTGGAACGGGACGCGACCGGTACCGCGGGGGAAGGCCTTGACCGGACGTCGCTATCGTTGCCCGGGCGGCAGCAGGGATTACTCGAAGCGGTCGCCGAAACCGGGACGCCGCTCGTCGTCGTGCTCGTCAACGGACGTCCCCTCTCGCTGGCATCTCTCGACTCGCCCGCGGCCGTTCTCGAGGCGTGGCTTCCCGGCCAGGCCGGTGGACTCGCGATTGCGGACGTGTTGTTCGGCGTCGTTGACGCGACCGGACGCCTCCCCGTATCGATCCCGCGATCGGCCGGACAGCTTCCGGTTCACTACCGCCGGACACCCCTTTCGGCGAAACAGGGCTACGTCGACGAACCCGCGGACCCGTGGTTCCCGTTCGGCCACGGCGAGAGTTACGCGGCCTTCGAGTATGCGAATCTCGAGGTAGAATCGGCGTCGGTACCGATCGGCGGGGCAATCGACCTCTCGCTGGACGTGACGAACGCTGCCGACCGCTCGGGCGTCGAGGTGGTGCAACTCTACGTGCGCGACCGCGAAGTTAGCGTGACGCGCCCAGTTCGGGGAACTCCGCGGGTTCCGGCGCCTCTTGCTCCCGCCAGGCGTGCGTCGACGGGTCTCGTTTTCGCTCCCGACTGA
- a CDS encoding glycoside hydrolase family 3 protein — protein sequence MQESNTEQVAALLETLSLEEKVAQLGTVRIGSLLEDGSFSRERALEEIPHGIGRVTRVGRESRLEPAALARVVRDVQSFLEAKTRPGIPAIFREEALYGYAGRGGTAFPQSIGMASTWNPELVGRVADGISSQLRAIGCRATLAPVLDLGLDPRWGRIEETYGEDPALVAQMGLVAIEGFQGGSGEPVVATAKHFAGHGRPEGGRNRAPASCSFRTLEANDLRPFHVAVERGGVESVMAAYHAVEGVPCHADERLLTDVLRDEWGFDGTVVSDGRGIELLCDDHRVVPDRATAGKTALRAGTDVELPERECYGSALLEAVRDGEVREALVDRAARRHLEQKSRLGLFESAAPDPDRAGEAFDSEEHRRLARRAARERRRPAALGGRDHRSHRTER from the coding sequence ATGCAAGAGTCCAACACGGAGCAGGTCGCCGCACTGCTTGAGACGCTCTCCCTCGAGGAGAAGGTCGCCCAGCTCGGCACGGTACGGATCGGATCGCTCCTCGAGGACGGGTCGTTCTCCCGGGAACGCGCCCTCGAGGAGATTCCCCACGGCATCGGTCGCGTCACGCGCGTCGGCCGAGAGAGCCGCCTCGAGCCCGCGGCGCTCGCTCGCGTCGTGCGCGACGTCCAGTCGTTTCTCGAGGCCAAGACGCGACCCGGTATTCCCGCTATTTTCCGCGAGGAAGCCCTCTATGGGTACGCCGGGCGAGGGGGAACCGCCTTTCCGCAGAGCATCGGGATGGCCAGCACCTGGAATCCCGAACTCGTCGGACGCGTAGCAGACGGGATCTCGAGCCAACTTCGCGCGATCGGTTGTCGGGCAACGCTCGCGCCGGTTCTCGACCTGGGGCTGGATCCCCGGTGGGGACGAATCGAGGAGACCTACGGCGAGGATCCTGCACTCGTCGCCCAAATGGGGCTCGTCGCCATCGAAGGGTTCCAGGGCGGGAGCGGAGAGCCGGTCGTGGCGACCGCAAAGCACTTCGCCGGCCATGGACGGCCCGAAGGCGGCCGAAACCGCGCTCCCGCCTCCTGCTCGTTTCGAACGCTCGAGGCGAACGACCTCCGACCGTTCCATGTCGCTGTCGAACGGGGTGGCGTCGAATCGGTCATGGCGGCCTACCACGCCGTCGAAGGCGTCCCCTGTCACGCCGACGAACGGCTCCTCACCGACGTCCTCCGGGACGAGTGGGGATTCGACGGCACGGTCGTCTCCGACGGCCGCGGGATCGAACTGCTCTGTGACGATCACCGCGTCGTCCCCGACCGTGCGACAGCTGGGAAGACTGCGTTACGCGCCGGTACCGACGTCGAACTCCCGGAACGCGAATGCTATGGTTCCGCTCTTCTCGAGGCGGTTCGCGACGGGGAGGTCCGCGAGGCGCTCGTCGACCGAGCCGCCCGTCGCCACCTCGAGCAGAAGTCTCGACTCGGCCTCTTCGAGTCGGCGGCCCCCGACCCGGACCGAGCCGGGGAGGCCTTCGACAGCGAGGAGCATCGTCGCCTCGCTCGACGAGCTGCTCGAGAACGACGGCGTCCTGCCGCTCTCGGCGGACGCGACCATCGCAGTCATCGGACCGAACGCTGA
- a CDS encoding glycoside hydrolase family 31 protein yields MQRERLTVSAVESYDLEDDTVRFECAVDGPPDATERTWPVTLQFYDDRTFRFELETNPEVRAERTYPEYDESALGSSVDVEATERDGSLHLETGVLTVVVGLDEWSFRIEDEDGTVFEEQREDLDVFGEDRVAPLGGVQEKINHNPRRMAETGTGFRLRPDEKFYGVGEQFVEFDRRGRTIEAWHEEPLGTETQRAYKNIPFHLSTEGYGFLVDTTARVTYDFGTESTASGTVTVDDDRFAFVFFYGPTLKEIVRQYTAFTGRPERPPKWSFGTWMSRLGYESRDELEAIADRLREEEIPCDVLHLDPFWMPPSESCTLEWDTDQFPEPEGMMAELRERNFRLSLWEHPHVPVGTDAFLEGAENGYFVTDGSGKPYVMDHTCQGDYRGSLVDFTNPDAVEWWKDKHRRLLEMGVTVFKTDYGEYVPEDAVFANGKSGRLMHNLYPYLYNRAVYETVGEVNGDEEALVWGRAAWTGSQKFPMHWGGDPQTSWNGMAAALRGGLSASLSGIAFWSHDIGGFRGTPSDNLYVRWAQFGLLSSNSRCHGTTPREPWAFGEEALDIFRTYARLRYRLLPYLYTYAEIAARTGLPEVRPLVLEYQDDPRTHRLDTEYLVGEDLLVAPVFESETTRDVYLPRGEWRHLWDGERYDGEQTVAIDAPLEIMPIFVRAGSVLPQREPTPYVEPGTPDELSFRVTLKDGAASGRYYDESADELVTISGEVRDGSLSLKVPPLSADQVTVEIVDTPAVSDVVVDGESLSRTDGDPAPGEWVDANGSLIAML; encoded by the coding sequence ATGCAACGCGAGCGACTGACGGTTTCGGCGGTCGAGTCGTACGATCTCGAGGATGACACGGTTCGGTTCGAGTGCGCGGTCGACGGTCCCCCGGACGCCACCGAGCGGACCTGGCCCGTGACGCTTCAGTTCTACGACGATCGGACGTTCCGGTTCGAACTCGAGACGAATCCCGAGGTCCGTGCCGAACGCACGTACCCGGAGTACGACGAGTCGGCGCTGGGGTCGTCGGTCGACGTCGAAGCGACGGAACGGGACGGGTCCCTGCATCTCGAGACTGGTGTTCTCACCGTCGTCGTCGGCCTTGACGAGTGGAGTTTTCGGATAGAGGATGAGGACGGCACGGTCTTCGAGGAACAGCGCGAGGATCTCGACGTCTTCGGTGAGGACCGCGTCGCCCCCCTCGGCGGCGTACAGGAGAAAATCAATCACAATCCCCGTCGAATGGCCGAAACGGGAACCGGATTCCGTCTTCGCCCCGACGAGAAGTTCTACGGCGTCGGCGAGCAGTTCGTCGAGTTCGACCGCCGCGGCCGGACGATCGAGGCCTGGCACGAGGAACCACTCGGAACCGAGACTCAGCGGGCGTACAAGAACATCCCGTTTCACCTCTCGACCGAGGGCTACGGCTTCCTCGTCGATACGACCGCCAGAGTCACCTACGACTTCGGCACGGAATCGACCGCCAGCGGGACGGTCACCGTCGATGACGATCGGTTCGCGTTCGTCTTCTTCTACGGCCCGACGCTGAAGGAGATCGTTCGCCAGTACACCGCGTTCACCGGCCGACCCGAACGGCCGCCGAAGTGGAGTTTCGGGACGTGGATGTCACGCCTCGGCTACGAATCGCGGGACGAACTCGAGGCCATCGCTGACCGGCTTCGCGAGGAGGAGATTCCCTGTGACGTCCTCCACTTGGACCCGTTCTGGATGCCCCCCAGCGAGTCCTGCACGCTCGAGTGGGACACCGATCAGTTCCCCGAGCCGGAAGGGATGATGGCGGAACTGCGCGAGCGGAACTTCCGGCTCTCCCTCTGGGAACACCCTCACGTCCCGGTGGGGACGGACGCGTTCCTCGAAGGGGCCGAGAATGGGTACTTCGTCACCGACGGCTCTGGCAAGCCGTACGTGATGGATCACACCTGCCAAGGGGACTATCGCGGGTCGCTGGTCGACTTCACGAACCCCGACGCCGTCGAGTGGTGGAAGGACAAACACCGACGGCTGCTCGAGATGGGCGTGACCGTCTTCAAGACGGACTACGGCGAGTACGTCCCCGAAGACGCCGTCTTCGCCAACGGGAAGAGCGGTCGACTGATGCACAACCTCTACCCCTATCTCTACAACCGCGCGGTATACGAGACGGTCGGCGAGGTCAACGGCGACGAGGAGGCCCTCGTCTGGGGGCGAGCGGCCTGGACGGGGAGCCAGAAATTCCCGATGCACTGGGGCGGCGACCCCCAGACGTCCTGGAACGGGATGGCCGCGGCGCTTCGAGGCGGGTTGTCAGCCTCCCTCTCGGGAATCGCGTTCTGGAGTCACGACATCGGCGGCTTCCGCGGAACCCCGAGCGACAACCTGTACGTCCGGTGGGCCCAGTTCGGCCTGCTCTCGAGCAACAGCCGGTGTCACGGCACAACGCCCCGCGAGCCCTGGGCCTTCGGTGAGGAGGCGCTCGACATCTTCCGGACGTACGCCCGGCTCCGGTACCGGCTGCTCCCGTACCTGTACACCTACGCCGAAATCGCCGCCCGGACGGGGCTGCCGGAGGTTCGTCCGCTGGTGCTCGAGTACCAGGACGACCCGCGAACGCATCGGCTGGATACGGAGTACCTCGTCGGCGAGGACCTGCTCGTCGCGCCGGTCTTCGAATCCGAGACGACCCGTGACGTCTACCTTCCGCGAGGCGAGTGGCGTCACCTCTGGGACGGCGAGCGGTACGATGGCGAGCAAACCGTCGCCATCGACGCGCCACTCGAGATAATGCCGATCTTCGTTCGTGCAGGGAGCGTCCTTCCGCAACGAGAGCCAACGCCGTACGTCGAACCGGGAACGCCGGACGAACTCTCCTTCCGGGTTACTCTCAAGGACGGCGCGGCGAGTGGGCGGTACTACGACGAGAGCGCGGACGAGCTCGTGACGATTTCAGGCGAAGTTCGCGACGGATCCCTCTCCCTTAAGGTGCCCCCACTCTCGGCGGACCAGGTGACGGTCGAGATCGTCGATACGCCCGCAGTTTCGGATGTCGTCGTCGACGGGGAATCGCTCTCTCGTACCGACGGCGATCCGGCTCCGGGCGAATGGGTGGACGCGAACGGGTCGCTGATTGCCATGTTGTAA